Proteins from a genomic interval of Paenibacillus lentus:
- a CDS encoding helix-turn-helix domain-containing protein: MKIRLRLKEILAEKGISQRELARRMGIRHPTINHLCSDSVDRVYIRTLEKICETLDITVDQLIVSVEDEQSADK; this comes from the coding sequence ATGAAGATCCGATTACGATTAAAAGAAATTCTTGCCGAGAAAGGCATCTCCCAAAGAGAGCTTGCCCGGAGAATGGGGATTCGCCATCCTACTATTAACCATCTATGTTCAGATTCTGTTGATAGAGTTTATATACGTACTTTAGAGAAAATCTGTGAGACTCTGGATATTACAGTGGATCAACTTATTGTTTCCGTTGAGGATGAACAGTCTGCAGATAAGTAG
- a CDS encoding ankyrin repeat domain-containing protein encodes MDKIQIAKDIRGAIKSVQLDTVKSLLEKNPEMLEWMTPFGTWLHIASAQGHLEIVEYLVDAGIDINAQGGTFSTNALERATAKGHLDIVKYLINHNIEIDISEPERNPLFSAIYGGHFEIVKLLVENNIDITIKYSGDNMKDMDAYAFAIERGETEIANYLKQKLDEEE; translated from the coding sequence ATGGATAAGATTCAGATTGCAAAAGATATTAGAGGTGCCATAAAAAGTGTTCAGCTTGACACAGTAAAAAGTTTACTTGAGAAAAATCCAGAAATGTTGGAGTGGATGACACCTTTTGGTACATGGTTACATATAGCATCAGCTCAGGGGCATTTAGAAATAGTAGAATATCTTGTTGATGCTGGGATAGATATTAATGCACAAGGAGGAACATTTTCTACAAATGCCCTTGAAAGAGCGACTGCAAAAGGACACTTAGATATTGTAAAATATCTTATTAACCATAATATTGAGATTGATATTAGTGAACCAGAGAGAAATCCTCTGTTTTCTGCAATATATGGTGGTCATTTTGAGATAGTTAAATTGTTAGTTGAGAATAATATAGACATTACTATAAAATACTCCGGTGACAACATGAAAGATATGGATGCTTATGCATTTGCTATTGAAAGAGGCGAAACAGAGATTGCTAATTATTTAAAGCAAAAACTGGATGAAGAAGAGTAA
- a CDS encoding transposase — protein sequence MYILQESLFSFEELQKLEFKERLPIFFSALDLRPYAKDLRSHSPRGADGHCRQGILRALLAAPLENMDTFSGLHRRLDMDLRFRYQCGLRLDRKAPSIATLSRVFTELTNKGLAKRLFEDLVTRCKQEGIIDGSHVAMDSAAIHAYEKKQPKRKSELTGNANWGAKFDSFGNKVKWFGYKLHLAVDTASELPLALSVTPAHVNDGDLAPALMEQVAADAKVKFFVFDAGYDQLKNYEAARKLKAQAIIPMNLRNEKEPPAGITSNGTPCCSMGFAMTYWGVDGDHLKFRCPHATGKVDCPLGMAACSSSNYGMVLKVDTKSDLRRYSSPHRNTKRWQELYKERTSVERCNSRMKTYLTADAMHVWGIEKVITHQYLNAIVLLASALAMAQKYRKVAA from the coding sequence ATGTATATTCTACAAGAAAGTCTATTTTCCTTTGAAGAACTTCAAAAACTTGAATTTAAAGAACGTTTGCCTATCTTCTTCAGTGCCCTGGACTTACGACCTTATGCTAAAGATTTGAGAAGTCATTCACCCCGAGGTGCCGATGGGCACTGCCGACAAGGGATTCTTCGCGCATTGCTTGCAGCGCCGCTGGAGAACATGGATACATTTAGTGGCTTGCATCGTCGTCTGGATATGGATCTTCGTTTCCGTTACCAATGCGGACTCAGGCTTGATCGAAAAGCTCCATCAATCGCCACATTAAGCCGCGTTTTCACTGAGCTAACGAATAAGGGATTGGCAAAACGTCTGTTTGAGGATCTCGTCACACGCTGTAAGCAGGAAGGAATCATCGATGGAAGTCACGTGGCGATGGACAGCGCAGCGATCCATGCCTACGAGAAGAAACAGCCGAAGCGCAAAAGTGAGCTGACGGGGAATGCCAACTGGGGCGCGAAGTTTGACTCCTTTGGTAACAAGGTCAAGTGGTTCGGCTATAAGCTTCATCTTGCTGTCGACACCGCTAGCGAACTGCCCCTGGCCCTCTCGGTTACACCGGCTCATGTCAATGACGGTGATCTGGCACCCGCTCTTATGGAACAAGTGGCTGCCGATGCGAAAGTGAAGTTCTTTGTGTTTGATGCTGGGTATGACCAACTTAAAAACTATGAAGCGGCACGGAAGCTCAAAGCGCAAGCGATTATCCCGATGAATCTTCGCAATGAGAAGGAACCGCCTGCAGGTATAACATCTAACGGTACACCTTGCTGCTCCATGGGTTTTGCCATGACATACTGGGGAGTAGATGGCGATCACCTGAAATTCCGGTGTCCCCATGCGACCGGCAAGGTGGATTGTCCGCTGGGGATGGCAGCCTGTTCATCTTCCAACTATGGAATGGTGCTCAAGGTTGATACAAAAAGCGATTTGCGCCGTTATTCAAGTCCGCACCGGAACACGAAACGTTGGCAAGAACTTTACAAAGAAAGAACGAGTGTAGAACGCTGCAACTCCCGAATGAAAACCTATTTGACCGCAGACGCCATGCATGTTTGGGGCATAGAGAAAGTCATAACTCACCAATATTTAAATGCAATTGTATTGCTGGCTTCTGCCCTGGCAATGGCTCAGAAATACAGAAAAGTCGCTGCTTAA
- the cdiI gene encoding ribonuclease toxin immunity protein CdiI — protein sequence MSNENTYEKKLIDLYYFAIGDGNFIKALEKYCNGQGFGNEHIWCLFSGELEEWEEGYFGENGVCYFFDHPAVDEDVTIVLDYPTFYGYLKEASEAYLLQHSDDKDLVESRLHEIKRKFEII from the coding sequence ATGTCAAATGAAAATACTTATGAAAAAAAACTGATAGATCTTTATTATTTTGCTATCGGAGATGGGAACTTTATTAAGGCGTTGGAAAAGTATTGTAACGGACAAGGTTTTGGTAACGAGCATATCTGGTGTTTATTTTCAGGTGAACTAGAAGAGTGGGAGGAAGGATACTTCGGAGAAAATGGAGTTTGCTATTTTTTTGACCATCCTGCAGTTGATGAAGATGTAACCATCGTATTGGATTACCCCACTTTCTATGGTTATCTCAAAGAAGCAAGTGAAGCATATTTGTTACAGCATTCTGATGATAAGGATTTAGTCGAGTCTCGGTTACACGAAATTAAACGAAAGTTTGAAATTATATAA